The Anastrepha ludens isolate Willacy chromosome X, idAnaLude1.1, whole genome shotgun sequence genome includes a window with the following:
- the LOC128869909 gene encoding high mobility group protein D-like, producing MLWFNNAREQIKRENPGIKVTEVAKKGGELWRSMNDKSEWEAKAAKAKEDYDEAVREFEANGGSCRIYIHIISWIEKTFTQSFQSLTSKVKQK from the coding sequence ATGTTGTGGTTCAACAATGCACGCGAGCAGATTAAGCGCGAAAATCCGGGCATTAAAGTGACCGAAGTGGCGAAAAAAGGTGGAGAGTTATGGCGTTCAATGAATGACAAGTCGGAATGGGAAGCAAAGGCAGCTAAAGCCAAGGAAGATTATGATGAAGCGGTGAGAGAATTTGAGGCCAATGGAGGCAGCTGccgaatttatattcatataatcaGCTGGATTGAAAAAACGTTTACACAAAGTTTCCAGTCACTCACATCAaaggtaaaacaaaaataa